The nucleotide sequence CCTCACGGTAATTTAGCTGGATAATCTTGCTTGATTATGACGAATTTGTCTTTCAATATAAAACTCCCTCAACAATGGCTGAGACTTCTACCACTCTCGGTTCCTCAACTTAAATTGAGGAAGTCCTATTGCCTGGTTGAAAAACTTGTCTGCTCGTCGTGTGTCTGAATAAAAATTTCATTTGAGTAGTTAACGAGTAGCTACTGCTGCCAAAAAAATGAGTCTGACAGCAATATTCTGGGCGGTAAATAGTTCTTGCTACAAAGCCGCTGTAAATTCAAATTACAATTTTCAGTTTTAGTTAATGTTTTTTAATCTTCTTCAAGTAACAAAAGAATACTGGCGCCAGCTAGATGAACTAAAGATTGCTTATCAGCAAGGTGAAATCACTCTAGAGGAACGTAAATAGCCAGAGTAGTTGATTTAATGGCCGAACTAGCTGTTGAACGCCGCGCCGCTTTTAGCTATTTTTGGCAAAGCTGGCTGCATTGGATGACGACACACAACGAGACTGTCATAGGTTTAGCTATCGTAGGGCTGCTCGCTTATGCTTGGGTGCTGACCAGTACGGTATCCTCAACTTTGACGTTCTCCTAACTCTACAATTGTAGATAGAATAAGAGAAAAACTCAACGCAGAAAGTGATGGGACAAGAAACTCTTAACTTATTTCCTAAAGCCGAGTTGAATTAGTAGTTGTCATTAAACCTAAAGATTTGACTCCCTTCTCTTAAAATTTTAGTCGATCTCGATCGATAGCTCGTTTCAACTCTAGCCCTCTTTTGTCACTTTCCGAAATTAAGGAGTAGCAGAAATAGAATTTAGCCATCAGGGAAATGGAAAGAAAATTGATTCATGACACTAATGAGTTGATGAAAACCAAGTAGTAAATGCCGATTGGGGAAAATGTCTAACCAAGGAATAATCATCCAAAATAAAATAGTCGGTTGAATAATTAAACGAAGGTTGTTCAAAGTAGTCTTCCATCCTTCTTGATCT is from Coleofasciculaceae cyanobacterium and encodes:
- a CDS encoding IS701 family transposase, giving the protein DFQEINKWWEIIFSAYWMISSHSQAFSNLNQSSALSSSNTVSIELFCDFSLHQQWSDQEGWKTTLNNLRLIIQPTILFWMIIPWLDIFPNRHLLLGFHQLISVMNQFSFHFPDG